The proteins below are encoded in one region of Patescibacteria group bacterium:
- a CDS encoding glycosyltransferase family 2 protein, with translation MKTARYRFYEMIPGFVIWFIFLGAIILSFVKPIWAIYWIIIYDLYWVLRIIYLLIFLLISWHRFKITTKINWFDKLTLELPGWEKIYHLIMLPSSVEGLDVVKQGFESLLKTNYPKEKFIVVLTGEERKKHIFEPVAKAIGEKYGDKFFKLLITTHPKDLPDEIPGKGSNTNWAGHQVKKIIDEIGIPYENIIVSCFDVDTSVHKEYFSYLTYRYLTDPDPTHTSYQPIAIYNNNIWDSPALTRVVARGTTFWLFTELAKPNINFTFASHSMPFKALVDVGFWPKDMVSEDSRTSLMCLNYYNGNYKVVPLYMPVSMDTVYSGSFWKSMVSQYKQMRRWGYGIENVPWMIENFGKNKKMPWQKKILPFFSQFEGSISWATVSILILMLGSLPIWVAKLHNISDSIVLNAPFILEWLMNVALVGMITSAVFSTILLPPRPSHHKSYKYLFMILQWLLFPITMLIFGSIPATEAITRLMLGKYLGFYITEKKRIA, from the coding sequence ATGAAAACAGCTCGATATAGATTTTACGAAATGATCCCCGGCTTTGTTATTTGGTTTATTTTCTTGGGAGCCATTATTCTTTCATTTGTAAAGCCCATCTGGGCAATATATTGGATTATTATTTATGATTTATATTGGGTTTTAAGGATTATATATTTGTTGATATTCTTATTAATTTCTTGGCATCGATTTAAAATAACCACTAAGATAAATTGGTTTGATAAATTAACCCTGGAATTGCCCGGTTGGGAGAAGATTTATCATTTGATAATGCTGCCATCTAGTGTTGAAGGTCTTGATGTGGTTAAACAAGGCTTTGAATCACTCTTAAAGACTAATTATCCTAAGGAAAAATTCATAGTCGTTTTAACCGGCGAAGAAAGGAAAAAACATATTTTCGAACCGGTAGCCAAGGCTATTGGCGAAAAATATGGCGATAAGTTTTTTAAATTATTGATTACTACACATCCAAAAGACTTGCCCGATGAAATACCGGGCAAGGGTTCGAATACTAATTGGGCCGGTCATCAGGTTAAAAAAATAATTGATGAAATTGGAATTCCATATGAGAATATTATCGTTTCCTGTTTTGACGTTGACACATCAGTGCACAAAGAATATTTTAGTTATTTAACTTATCGGTATTTGACCGATCCAGATCCGACGCACACCAGTTATCAGCCTATCGCTATTTATAATAACAATATCTGGGATTCACCGGCATTAACCAGGGTGGTAGCGCGCGGAACGACCTTTTGGCTTTTTACTGAATTAGCAAAACCAAATATCAATTTTACTTTTGCATCTCACAGTATGCCGTTTAAAGCGCTGGTTGATGTTGGCTTTTGGCCCAAGGATATGGTCAGCGAAGATTCAAGAACTTCTTTGATGTGTTTAAATTATTATAATGGTAATTATAAAGTTGTTCCTTTGTACATGCCGGTTTCGATGGATACGGTTTATAGTGGAAGTTTTTGGAAATCCATGGTTAGCCAATACAAACAAATGAGACGTTGGGGATATGGGATAGAAAATGTTCCATGGATGATAGAAAATTTTGGTAAAAACAAAAAAATGCCGTGGCAAAAAAAGATTTTACCTTTCTTTAGTCAGTTTGAAGGGTCAATTTCTTGGGCCACGGTTTCGATTTTAATTTTAATGTTGGGGTCCCTACCGATTTGGGTGGCCAAGTTGCATAATATTTCTGACAGCATCGTCTTAAATGCTCCGTTTATTTTAGAGTGGCTGATGAATGTTGCCTTGGTCGGCATGATTACGTCGGCTGTTTTTAGCACTATTCTTTTGCCGCCGCGGCCGTCGCATCATAAATCATATAAATATTTATTTATGATTTTACAGTGGCTATTATTTCCTATTACTATGTTGATATTTGGCTCGATTCCAGCCACCGAGGCCATAACCAGACTGATGCTTGGGAAATATTTGGGCTTTTATATCACAGAGAAGAAGAGAATTGCTTGA
- the polX gene encoding DNA polymerase/3'-5' exonuclease PolX: MDNIEIAKIFNEIADVLELKNANPFRANAYRQAALSIESLPQDIKDIYQDDKLKEIPGIGEKIAQHIKDLITKGHSVELDRIINSLPRGLVELLRINGLGPKKVKFIYKKFKVKSISDLKKLLNSHKLESQRGWGEKTVNNIKEGLGLYEKFSQRLPLGQVDDLVQKILHELKKNYIIDRAEIAGSFRRSKETVGDLDFLATSKRPQQAINFFCQLPEVKNILSSGPTKANVFLKRGLEADLRVVEPDSFGAALYYFTGSKAHNIATRKIGISKGLKINEYGIYKRGGRKIGGREEMDVFKAIDLPWIPPEIRENTGEIEAARKSALPKLITQKDIKGDLHVHSIWSEGAQTILEMAQAAKKFGYKYIAITDHDATIGITHGLTADRVIKQLKEIKKANKSLKDFKILSGIEIDIHKDGSLSLPDKVLSMLDVVVASVHSYFKQPRAEMTKRIVNAVRNVNVDIIAHPTTRLINRREPINVDLEEIYREAKKNKTILEINSQWNRLDLNDVNARTAKSFGVKFAISTDSHYISELQNIKFGVAIARRGWIEKKDVVNSMSLNNLLKSLK, encoded by the coding sequence ATTAAAAAACGCTAATCCTTTTAGAGCTAATGCTTATCGGCAAGCTGCTTTATCTATCGAATCTTTACCACAAGACATCAAAGATATTTATCAAGACGATAAATTAAAAGAAATTCCCGGGATCGGCGAAAAAATCGCTCAACATATTAAAGATTTAATTACAAAAGGCCATTCAGTGGAACTGGATAGAATTATAAACAGCCTGCCGCGCGGTTTAGTTGAGCTGTTGCGAATAAACGGACTTGGCCCCAAAAAAGTAAAATTCATTTATAAAAAATTCAAAGTTAAATCTATATCTGACCTTAAAAAGTTATTAAATAGTCATAAATTGGAAAGCCAAAGGGGCTGGGGCGAGAAAACAGTCAATAATATAAAAGAGGGCTTGGGTCTGTATGAAAAATTTTCCCAGCGATTACCCTTAGGCCAAGTTGATGATTTAGTTCAAAAAATACTTCATGAACTTAAAAAAAATTACATTATCGATAGGGCAGAAATCGCCGGCAGTTTTCGGCGCAGCAAAGAAACGGTGGGCGATTTAGATTTTTTGGCTACCAGCAAAAGGCCACAGCAGGCCATCAACTTCTTTTGCCAATTGCCGGAAGTCAAAAACATTCTCTCTTCCGGACCAACCAAGGCCAATGTTTTTTTAAAGAGAGGATTGGAAGCAGACCTTAGGGTGGTCGAGCCAGATTCGTTCGGCGCGGCATTATATTATTTTACCGGTTCAAAAGCTCATAATATTGCTACTAGAAAAATTGGTATTAGTAAGGGCTTAAAAATTAACGAATATGGAATTTATAAACGCGGGGGGCGAAAAATTGGCGGTCGCGAAGAAATGGATGTTTTTAAGGCCATTGATTTACCCTGGATTCCTCCGGAAATAAGGGAAAATACCGGTGAAATCGAAGCGGCCAGAAAAAGCGCTTTGCCAAAATTAATAACTCAAAAAGATATTAAAGGAGATTTACATGTTCATTCAATTTGGTCAGAGGGAGCGCAAACTATTTTAGAGATGGCGCAAGCGGCCAAAAAATTTGGTTATAAATATATTGCCATCACCGATCATGATGCGACCATAGGCATTACGCACGGTTTAACGGCAGACAGAGTGATAAAGCAATTGAAAGAAATAAAAAAAGCGAATAAGTCTCTCAAAGATTTTAAAATTTTATCGGGAATTGAAATTGACATTCACAAAGATGGATCATTGAGTTTGCCTGATAAGGTTTTGTCTATGCTAGACGTAGTTGTGGCTTCGGTGCACAGTTATTTTAAACAACCAAGGGCGGAAATGACGAAGAGAATTGTTAATGCTGTCAGAAACGTTAACGTCGATATTATTGCTCATCCTACCACGAGGTTAATTAATCGGCGCGAACCGATTAATGTAGATTTGGAAGAAATTTATCGTGAAGCGAAAAAAAATAAAACTATTTTAGAAATTAATTCACAGTGGAATAGGTTAGATTTAAACGATGTAAACGCTCGCACGGCCAAAAGCTTTGGCGTTAAATTTGCCATCTCTACTGATTCGCATTATATATCTGAATTACAAAACATAAAATTTGGCGTAGCCATAGCGCGCCGCGGCTGGATAGAGAAAAAAGACGTCGTTAATTCAATGTCATTAAATAATTTATTAAAATCCCTAAAATGA
- a CDS encoding cohesin domain-containing protein, whose translation MNIIQCFSRKTYKIAFLFGASIFIFGAFIIANAQGPQAKLYFTPASGSYEIGKTFSIRLAVESKTQAINLVQGDLNFSNNLEVTSISKDGSIVSFWFDEPKFSNSTDTVSFSGGIPNPGYTGTGRVLTINFRAKTAGSAYLRISSAQVLANDGEGTNILSSSGSANLTIYDSGLPKPVPEKNITPPAGLQLKISSTTHPDQQKWYNLKNLSLSWVWQQGITDFSYVLDKNSETTPDNTGEGLSTSVSYKDIKDDVWYFHIKSKLNGQWSKVFHYKVQVDTGLPVILSVEFLPQREYYQPDPTIKVTGQDQLSGIGSLEVKIDSGDFVKSSNVQEYKVPPQNSGSHIATIRLCDQALNCAEKIENFIINALPAPKIVRYTKAILFSSYPDTLVFEGTSIPQTEVTLFFNHETGKQFTATTHTGDSGDWTLVYKEMLPVGNYTAMAIASLNEQKSPPTNKVDFRVFRTGIQIGSWVVLPEAAVWSIILFLICLIAILVVIILFLNKRFIKLNKSVNNNLNNKIIFPK comes from the coding sequence ATGAATATTATACAGTGTTTTTCCCGGAAAACGTATAAAATAGCGTTTCTTTTTGGCGCATCTATATTTATTTTTGGTGCGTTTATCATTGCTAACGCTCAAGGACCACAGGCAAAATTATATTTTACTCCAGCCAGCGGGTCTTATGAAATTGGAAAAACATTTTCTATAAGATTGGCCGTAGAGAGTAAGACACAAGCGATTAATTTAGTTCAGGGCGATTTGAATTTTTCCAACAATTTAGAAGTAACATCAATTTCTAAGGACGGCAGTATCGTTTCTTTTTGGTTTGATGAACCGAAGTTTTCAAATTCTACCGATACAGTCTCGTTTTCTGGCGGCATACCAAATCCTGGCTATACAGGCACCGGCAGAGTTTTGACCATTAACTTCAGAGCCAAGACGGCCGGTTCTGCATATTTAAGAATTTCATCTGCTCAAGTTTTAGCCAACGACGGGGAAGGAACTAATATTTTGTCTAGTAGCGGGAGCGCTAATTTGACCATATATGATTCTGGTTTGCCCAAGCCGGTTCCCGAAAAAAATATTACTCCTCCGGCTGGTTTGCAATTAAAAATTTCTTCTACGACGCACCCAGATCAACAAAAATGGTATAATCTTAAAAATTTGTCGCTCAGCTGGGTATGGCAACAGGGAATTACAGATTTCAGTTATGTTTTAGATAAAAATAGCGAGACCACGCCAGATAATACCGGCGAAGGCTTGAGCACATCCGTTTCCTATAAGGATATCAAAGATGACGTTTGGTATTTTCACATAAAATCAAAATTAAACGGCCAATGGTCTAAGGTTTTTCACTATAAAGTTCAAGTCGATACTGGTTTGCCGGTTATTTTAAGTGTTGAGTTTTTGCCCCAACGAGAATATTATCAGCCAGACCCAACCATTAAGGTTACTGGTCAGGATCAGTTGTCTGGAATCGGCTCCTTGGAAGTAAAAATTGATAGTGGTGATTTTGTTAAATCAAGTAATGTTCAGGAATATAAGGTTCCACCGCAAAACTCAGGAAGCCACATTGCTACTATTAGATTATGCGATCAAGCCTTAAACTGCGCCGAGAAAATAGAAAACTTTATTATTAACGCTTTACCGGCGCCTAAAATAGTTCGCTATACCAAGGCAATACTTTTTTCTTCTTATCCTGATACTTTGGTTTTTGAAGGCACTAGTATTCCGCAAACAGAAGTCACATTATTTTTTAATCACGAAACTGGCAAACAATTTACCGCCACAACTCATACTGGCGATTCGGGAGATTGGACTTTGGTTTATAAAGAAATGTTGCCAGTTGGCAATTATACTGCCATGGCCATCGCGTCTTTAAATGAGCAAAAAAGTCCACCTACCAACAAGGTTGATTTTAGGGTTTTTCGTACAGGCATACAAATAGGCAGCTGGGTGGTTCTTCCCGAAGCGGCTGTTTGGTCAATTATTTTATTCTTAATTTGTTTAATAGCTATCTTGGTGGTTATAATTTTATTCTTAAACAAAAGATTTATAAAATTAAATAAATCAGTTAATAATAACTTGAACAACAAAATCATTTTTCCCAAGTAA